The segment ACGGCGAAGTTTCACGCCCTCGCCTTCCGGCCCGGCGCGTATGAGCTGCCGCCGGCCGGCGAATACGGTTCGCTGACCGAACTCAGGAGCGGCAGAGCCTCCGGCTTGCCGCTGGTCGGCAACCTCTCCGTCGCCGCAACGCTCTGCGGAACGCCGTTCCTGCCGGACGCGGCCGGACGAATCCTGATCCTCGAGGACCTGAACGAACCGGCTTACAAACTCGACCGCTGCCTGACCATGCTCGAACAGAACGGCCTCTTCGAATGCTGTGCCGGAGTGATTTTCGGGCAATTCACCGACTGCGCGGATGAAGCGGAGCTTCGAAAGCTCTTCCGCCGCTTTGCGGCAAAGGTGAACGGGCCGGTCATCGCCAACTTCCCGTTCGGCCACATTCTGCCGATGGCCACGCTCGACTTCCATCGCGAACTCAGCATCGACAACGGCCGGATCACGATACTCTGACCCCCGCTTCACCGCCCGCAATCGAAGCGGGCAAGGAAGTCTGCAGCGGCGCGGCCGCCCTGACGAACGTGCGGACGGGCCGGGTTCAGCGGAATTTCGCGGTGCGGACATCCTCGGCATAGGCGGTCACTGCTTCGCGGAAAAGGCGGCCGAGCTCGGCGTAGCGGCGCGCGTGCTTCGGCGTGAACTCCTCGAACAATCCGAGCAGGTCGTTCAACACCTGGACCTGCCCGTCGCAGTCCGGACCGGAACCGATTCCGATGGTCGGAATCGAAATATTTTCCGAGATCATTTTGCCGACTTCGGACGGCATGCATTCGAGGACGGTGGCAAAAGCGCCGGCGGCCTCGACTTTCCTGGCGTCTTCGAGCAGCCGCGCCGCGTCTTCCGGCGTCTTGCCGGTCAGCTTGTAGCCGCCCGCGGTCATGATGTGCTGCGGCAGCAGCCCGAGATGCGCCAGCACCGGGATGCCGCTGCCGACCAGCTTCGCAATCAGCGGAGCAACCTCCGCGCCGCCTTCGAGCTTGATTGCGTCGGCGCCGGCCTCCTTCAGGGCGCGCCCGGCGTTGCGGAGCGCCTCTTCATCGCTGGCCTGATAGCTCATGAACGGCATATCGAAAATCACGAATGCATCGGGCGCGCCGCGCCGCACGGCTTTGGCGTGGTGCAGCGCCTCCTCCATGGTGAGCGGGAGCGTGTTCTTGTAGCCGAGCACGGTCATGGCCAGAGAGTCGCCGACCAGCAGCGAATCGACCCCGGCGGAGTGACAGATGGCCGCACCCGGGGCGTCGTAGACGGTCAGCATGGAAATTTTTTCGCCGGCGGCCTTGCGTTTGCGGAACGTCCCGACGGTGACTTTGTTGTTTACGCTCATGAAAAACCTCCTCTTTGCCCGGAATTATTCGTTGAAAAGACCGCTTTCCGGGAGCCTGCCGCTTCCGGCAGACCGCTTTCTTTTTATTAATATGCGTTGTTAACGGGATTTTTTCAAATTTTTTTTGCACTTTCGAGCTTGGCGTGGTATGTTGAAAACGAATGGAATGCACCGATGAATTCGGATTATGGAGGGTTTTTATGAAAAAAGAAAAAAAGAAACGGCTGCACCGCATTGCCGAGCGGGCGAAGGTGCGCCGCGAACGGAAACTCGAGACGGTGAACGGGAAAATCACGATCACGCACTCCGGGTTCGGTTTTGTGACGCTGCCGGAGAACGAGCAGGGCGAAAAGCCGGAGGATGTCTTCATTCCGCCGCAGTTCGTCGGAGACGCGATGGACGGCGACGACGTGAAAGTCGCGCTTCTGCCGCCGCGCGACGACCACCCCGGCGACCGCGACAGGGGGCCGGCCGGGAAAGTCATCGAAGTAATCGGCCGGAACCGTGAGGAGCTGGTCGGGGAACTGCTGGCCGGGCACCGGGTCCGGCCGCTCAACAAGCGCATGCCGGACGAAATCGAGATATCCGGTTCCCGGAACGGCGCCAAACGGGGCGACTGGGTGAAGGTCAAACTGCTGAGCCATGAGGACGGTGTCTGGCGCGGCGCGGTCCGTAGGGTGCTCGGGCGCGCCGGCGTCATCGCCGCCGACCTCGACGCCGTCATGGCGGAATACGATCTGGCCCCGGTTTACTCCGCGAAGGATGACGAGGAGGCCGCGAAAATCGAGCCGCGGGAGATTGCGCGCGAAGATCATACCGGCGCGCTGACGCTGACCATCGACCCCTTCGACGCGAAGGATTTCGACGATGCGCTGTCGATTGCGCCCGGCGAAAAGCCGTCCGAAGTCGTGATCGGCGTGCATATCTCCGACGTGGCCGCCTTCATCGCGCCGAAGTCGAAGTTCGACAAGCAGGCCGAAAAGCGTTCGTTCAGCTGCTACCTGCCGGGACGGACGCTGCCGATGCTGCCGAAGGCGCTGACCGCGAAGATCAGTCTGCAGGCCGGCGTGAACTCCAATGCGCACTCGGTGTTCCTGACGGTCGAGAAGGAGACGGGGCGGGTCGTCTCGTTCCGCCGCTGCCACACGGTCGTCAAAGTCGATCACCGGCTCAACTATGAAGAGGTGCAGGAGTTCCTCGATCACGGCAAAGCACCGGCCGACTGGTCGGACGGGCTCAAAAAGGAGCTCCGGCTCATGCTCGACGTAACCCGGAACATGCGGAAATACCGCAAGGCGGCGGAAGGCTTCATCGAACTCGACCTTCCCGAAGTCCGCGTACTCTGCAGCGAGGCCGACAACAAGATCCTCGGCATGGTTTCGAAAATGCCGCGCGAGTCGGAACAGCTGGTCGAGGAGTGCATGCTCGCTGCCAATTCAGCCGTCGGCACCGAACTCGGCGAAAAGGGAATCGCCGGAATCTACCGCGTCCACCCGCAGCCGGACCCCGAGAAAATCGCAGAATTCACCGGCATCATGGAGGACTCTTTCGGGCTCACTCCGGGCGACCTGACCGAGCGCAAGGCGTGCAACGCCTTTCTGGCCGGGCTGCCGGACGATCCGCGCCGGCCGGTGATCCTGAGTTTGATGCTGCGG is part of the Victivallis lenta genome and harbors:
- the panB gene encoding 3-methyl-2-oxobutanoate hydroxymethyltransferase, giving the protein MSVNNKVTVGTFRKRKAAGEKISMLTVYDAPGAAICHSAGVDSLLVGDSLAMTVLGYKNTLPLTMEEALHHAKAVRRGAPDAFVIFDMPFMSYQASDEEALRNAGRALKEAGADAIKLEGGAEVAPLIAKLVGSGIPVLAHLGLLPQHIMTAGGYKLTGKTPEDAARLLEDARKVEAAGAFATVLECMPSEVGKMISENISIPTIGIGSGPDCDGQVQVLNDLLGLFEEFTPKHARRYAELGRLFREAVTAYAEDVRTAKFR
- a CDS encoding LD-carboxypeptidase, which gives rise to MYDIFHVPGIIAPAGKLRPDKFDTGVAYLRATGREPRFGAHVNGPSDTAYLSADAEARASDLTELWLDPKIDLLLAVRGGFGSAHLLPLLDWRMLKNRPELPLAGFSDITALHWAMEKAGAGRPIAGPMLGKLAESAASPYTAKFHALAFRPGAYELPPAGEYGSLTELRSGRASGLPLVGNLSVAATLCGTPFLPDAAGRILILEDLNEPAYKLDRCLTMLEQNGLFECCAGVIFGQFTDCADEAELRKLFRRFAAKVNGPVIANFPFGHILPMATLDFHRELSIDNGRITIL
- a CDS encoding ribonuclease R family protein, encoding MKKEKKKRLHRIAERAKVRRERKLETVNGKITITHSGFGFVTLPENEQGEKPEDVFIPPQFVGDAMDGDDVKVALLPPRDDHPGDRDRGPAGKVIEVIGRNREELVGELLAGHRVRPLNKRMPDEIEISGSRNGAKRGDWVKVKLLSHEDGVWRGAVRRVLGRAGVIAADLDAVMAEYDLAPVYSAKDDEEAAKIEPREIAREDHTGALTLTIDPFDAKDFDDALSIAPGEKPSEVVIGVHISDVAAFIAPKSKFDKQAEKRSFSCYLPGRTLPMLPKALTAKISLQAGVNSNAHSVFLTVEKETGRVVSFRRCHTVVKVDHRLNYEEVQEFLDHGKAPADWSDGLKKELRLMLDVTRNMRKYRKAAEGFIELDLPEVRVLCSEADNKILGMVSKMPRESEQLVEECMLAANSAVGTELGEKGIAGIYRVHPQPDPEKIAEFTGIMEDSFGLTPGDLTERKACNAFLAGLPDDPRRPVILSLMLRSMPRAYYLEKPALHFGLGKTRYAHFTSPIRRYPDLIVHQQLWNYDTKTRTRTAATMTRVAADCSMKEENNDAAYFAANDRLKLRYLEERLDAGLDNFYEGVIVKVVANGIQVDIRALGMYGFVERERLPGEFRRSEFGFRQERGHKNYKPGDFIYLQLSHIDFARGTALFVPAGHAR